The nucleotide sequence CTACGTCCTGCGCGAAGCGTTCTCGTACGGCCACGCCGAGATCGCGGAATTGCTGGACATCGGCGTGTCCGCGAGCCAGCAGCACCTCCACCGGGCCCGGCACCGCATCACCGTCGCGCGGCGCGGCGGCGAGGTCGACCCGGCGTCCGCGCGCCGGATCGTCGAGGAATTCCTCGCCGCCGCCACCTCGGGCCGCATCGAGAAACTGGTGGCGCTGCTCACCGACGACGCGACCGCGATCTCCGACGGAGCGGGCCTGACCGCCAGGCTGCTGGAGTACGACACCCCGCGGCGCGTCGCCGCCATCGCACGAGCCGGCTTCAAACCCGCCCCCGGGAAGCGGCGACTCGTCGGCGGCACCCCCGCCATCCACTACGCGCGCGTCAACGGCACCCCCGCCGTCCTCACCGTGGTCGGCGACCGGGTCGTCGGAGCCGTCGCGTTCGACATCACCGGCGGCAAGATCGCGACGGTCCGCGGCATCGCCGCTCCCGCCCGCCTCGTCCGCCTCACCGAGGCCTGGCGCCACCACGACGCGGACCCGCCGCTCATCGCCCGGTGGTGACCCGGCCCCCGACCCGCCGTACCCCGGTCCTCGGCGGCTCGGGAACTCGGGAAGAAGAACGCGGCCTTCCCGCCGTCCGGCGACGGGAACAGGAAGCCGCCCCCGGTGTCACCGAAATTGACCGCGAAAGGCAGGTGGCAGGAGTCGAGTTGGGCGACCAACCGCCGGCCCGCACCGGGCGGGTCGTCGCCCCGCAGCCGGACCGGCACCACGTCGGGGCCGCCGAGCCGGTTCATCCGGATACCGCCGTCGTCCGCACGGGGTCTCCGGTTGTCGATCGACCTACTGTGCGACCAGACCACGGAAGTTGTCGCGCGCCACCGACGGCCGGTGTCGGCGAAAGATTCCCCGGTCCGACGGCGATGAGTTTCGGCGCTCTCCGGGGTCTCCATCCGAACGACCCCGACGACAAGGAGAACCCTGATGGCCAGGATCATCTACTGGATGAACACCTCGATCGACGGCTACATCGAGGATGCCGACGGCAACATGGACTTCCTGACCCCGGACGACGAGTTCCACCAGGCGGCGAACGACCACATCCGCCGGACCACGGCGTTCCTGTTCGGCCGGCGGCTGTACGAGGCGATGGAACAGCCCTGGACCCAGGACCTCGGCGGCGAGGAAGCACCAGCCGTCGAGCGGGAATTCGCCCGGCTGTACCAGGAGACACCGCGGTACGTCTTCTCCGACACCCTCCGGAGCGCCCCCGCGGGAGTCACGATCGTCCGCCGCGACGACGCCGCGTCCACGGTGACGCGCCTCAAGCACGAACTCGACGGCAACCTCCAACTCGGCGGTCCCGAACTGGCCGCGTCCCTGGTGGACTTGATCGACGAATTCTGGGTGTACGCCTTTCCCGTGATCGTCGGGGGCGGCAAGCCGTACCTGCCCGTGCGGGAGAAACTGCTGCTGCGTCTGGTCGAGCACCGCTGCTTCGCCTCCGGAACCACATTCCGGCGCTACACACGAACCTGACGGGCCCACCCCGCGCACGGGCGTACGCGCCACCGGCCGTACGCCCGTGCGCGGCCCGCGTCCGGGGGCGACGTGTCGGCGCGTGCCGGTTCCATGGCGCCGAACCCGGCGGCGACGCCGAAGCCTCGGGGCTTGGCCGCGGTTCACCTGCCTGGTTCCGCCCGATCCCGCGAAAGGCACGACGTGACGCGTAGCGACCCCCGCACGGACCAGGACGCGCAGCGGGCCGCGCAACGTGCCGCGCTCGACCACGTCCTCGCGCTCACCGTCCGAACCTCGTGGGCGGACGCCTTGGTCCTGCGCGGCAGCATGGCGATGCTCGCCTGGGCCGACGCGCGGGCCCGCGAGCCGGCCGACCTCGACTGGGTCGCGGCTCCCGGGCCGGTGCCGGTCCACCCGCTGAGCCCGTACCCCTATGTGGACGACCTCGACGCGGTCCGGTACTGGCCCGAGGCAAGCCACGGGGCCGCGGAGTACGAGCTGTTCAAGGACGAGGCGGAGAGCTTTGCGACCGGGGGCCTGCACCCGAGAACGCCGCCGGAAGGCACGCGCTGGATCCGGCCGCCCGAAACCGACGACCGCGACGACCTCGTCCGCGAACTGGTCGGCCTGCTGGACGCGAGCCCGGACACACCTGGGGGCCACCCAGCCGACCTCCCCGGCGGGTCGCCCACCAGCCGACCGCCCGCCGTGCGGTTCGATCCCCGGCGGTACCGCATCGACCCCGACTGGGAGTACACCGAGTACGTCGTCTCCACCGAAAGAGGCGGTGGCGTCAGGGTGTCGCTGCCGTGGACCGGTGAGCACGGCACCTCCGGCGACGTCCAGGTCGACATCGTCTTCGACGAGCCGATGGAGGAGAGCCCTGTCCACGCCCTGATCCCGCGCGCCGACGGCCGCGAACCCACCCTCGTCCGCGCCGCGAGTCGCGAACTGTCCCTCGCATGGAAGCTGCTGTGGCTGCACCGTGACATCGCCCGCCACGGACAGGGCCGGGGCAAGGACCTCTACGACGCGGTCGTCCTCGCCGAGTCCCCCCGCACACGGCTCCGGCCGCCGCTGCTGCGCCGGGTCCTGCGCGCCCAGGGCGAGGTCGGCGTCGGCGACGTCACCCTGGAGCGCATATCCGCATGGGACGTCGACTGGGCCGGTTTCCGTGCCGACCAGCCGCAGGTCCGCGGGGACCTCGACAGCTGGCTCGGCCGGCTGGACCGGGCGGTCCGGCGCATGCTCGAAACGGACGGCGGCGAACCGGGCCCCGCGCGTGATGGCCGCGGCGCCTGCTGAGGCGTCTTGCGTCCGGCGGCCCAGCCGGATTGTGCGTGACGGCGGCGACGGTCGCCGCGTTGGCACCCGGCGATGCCGCGAAAACCGGTCGGTGTGGCGTCCGTTCGGTCGGTCGGTGGGAGCCGGGGCCGGGGGAGGCCGCGCTTCCGGAGACCGGACGTCTGTCGGCCGTGGCCTGGGGAACGCGCCGTCGCTCGTCCTTGCGTCGTCCCCAGCGGTCCGGCCGCCCGGCTTGAAGACGGAGAGGACCACCGCGGTCCACAGCAGAGCGGCGAACAGTCCCATCGCACCGACCAAGAGCACGCCCGTACTGCCCGTGTCGATCCGGCCGTTCGCGCAACGCGGCGCGCAGCGCGGCCCGCGGCCGGGCGATGATCTCGCCGCGGATCACCCGCAGGCTCCCGCGCGCGTTCGCCGGGCCGGCGCGGCGACGCCCCACGGCGGCTCGCGGTGCTGACCGGCAAGGAACGCGAGGTTTTGGTGCAGGTCGCCGCGGGAGCGTCGAACGCGGAGATCGCGGCGGCGCTGTACATGAGCGAGGCGACCGTGAAGACCCAGGTCAGCCGGATTCTCGCGAAGCCGGGTCTGGCCAACCGGGTCCAAGCGGCGATTCTGGCGGACCAGGCCGGGTTTCCGGACCGAGTACGCGCCGGGCGTCACCAGGTCCGCGCACGGTGAGGGTCCGGTGGAGGTCAGGGGGTCTGCTTCCTCAGCCCCGGCGCGCGGCCTTGCCGGCGTTCCGGGGCGGGGGAGAAGTCGGATCGCACGGTGCCACCGCCCGCGGTTCCGCTGCCCGCCCCGGCACGGTTCATCGGTCCCAGGCCGGCGGCGACCGCCTGCAACTTGTCGCCGTCGACGCCAAGGTTGGGCTGGGCGAATCCGCCCGACACCACGGCCGTGAGCCGTTCGTGTCGCTCGGCGACAGGGGCCGGCACAGGGGAGATCGGGCTCGAGGCCGAGGACTCGGCCCCGTCCGCCGACGCCTGCCCGACCCGCGGCGCGTCGGAGGAATTGACCGGGGCGTCCGCCGGGAGGCGGGTCGGGTACGCGGTGTCGGGGGCGTTCTTCACGGGTGGCACGGGGGTGGGGAGCGTGGTGTCCCGGCGGGCCGCCTCGGGCGCCGGTGTGTTCGCATGCCCGGCGTCCCGGCCGAGCGACCGCGCGATTCCCCTCACGTACTCCCCGTGGGCCTCGCGCCGCACCACGGAGATGAACTCCTCGGCCCGGGCGGTGATTTCCTGGGGCTCCCAGCCGAGGGCCGGGCCGGCGACGGTGACTTCGGCGACCGCCATCCCCGGAATATCCGAACTCCGCCAGCTACTGCTGAAGAGTCGCGTGCCGGATTCCTCGGTGTGCAAGGCCGCGGCGCGTGTGAGTTCCTGGCGCGTGCCCGGTGCCCAGACCTGGAACTGATGGGTGTGCGGCGGGTTCGGGAAAACGGCGAGCCCGTCGACGGCGGCCAGCGACTCGGCCACGACCGGGGCGTGGTCGACGTACTCGGGGAGCCGGGGGAGTTCCCGCTCCATCGCCATCACGGCGGGGAGCGCCACCGGCCAGAGTTCGTGTGCCCGGCCACCGAACTCGTGCCGCCACGCCTGCGCCTCCTGAATGAACGATTTGTCCCCGACCAGAAACGCGCCGGACGGGGCGCCGAGTGCTTTGTCGAGCCCCAAGTAGGCGGAATCGATGGCGAATTCGGGAAGGATCCGCTCCAGCGGAAGGCCGAAATGCCGGGCGGATTCCCACAATCGTGCCCCGTCGACGTGGACGAAGGCACCTCGGTCGTGCGCCGCGTCGACCACGGCTCGCAGATCCTCGGCGGCAGGGAGCAGGAAGCCCGGTTCCCGCAGCGGAAGTTCCAGGAACACCGAGCCGAACTCCCCGGGATGGGACCGCACATCGTCGGCGGTGAGCTGGTCCGGTCCCGGTGTGACCACGCGCGGCTTGAGCCCGGAGACCTCGACCATCGCGTTGTTCTCCCAGCGCAGCGGATGCGCGTACGGATGGATCGCGACCGCCCGGGAGCCGGTGCGGTCC is from Yinghuangia sp. ASG 101 and encodes:
- a CDS encoding threonine aldolase family protein; this translates as MNAKGTAPQTHQARGIKVLSGHTPEPIGEKVLRQAAWLAENPGIADLPPDKYGNGGLVRIAEERAAQLLGVETALLFPTGTMAQQAALKVWADRTGSRAVAIHPYAHPLRWENNAMVEVSGLKPRVVTPGPDQLTADDVRSHPGEFGSVFLELPLREPGFLLPAAEDLRAVVDAAHDRGAFVHVDGARLWESARHFGLPLERILPEFAIDSAYLGLDKALGAPSGAFLVGDKSFIQEAQAWRHEFGGRAHELWPVALPAVMAMERELPRLPEYVDHAPVVAESLAAVDGLAVFPNPPHTHQFQVWAPGTRQELTRAAALHTEESGTRLFSSSWRSSDIPGMAVAEVTVAGPALGWEPQEITARAEEFISVVRREAHGEYVRGIARSLGRDAGHANTPAPEAARRDTTLPTPVPPVKNAPDTAYPTRLPADAPVNSSDAPRVGQASADGAESSASSPISPVPAPVAERHERLTAVVSGGFAQPNLGVDGDKLQAVAAGLGPMNRAGAGSGTAGGGTVRSDFSPAPERRQGRAPGLRKQTP
- a CDS encoding nucleotidyl transferase AbiEii/AbiGii toxin family protein, which produces MTRSDPRTDQDAQRAAQRAALDHVLALTVRTSWADALVLRGSMAMLAWADARAREPADLDWVAAPGPVPVHPLSPYPYVDDLDAVRYWPEASHGAAEYELFKDEAESFATGGLHPRTPPEGTRWIRPPETDDRDDLVRELVGLLDASPDTPGGHPADLPGGSPTSRPPAVRFDPRRYRIDPDWEYTEYVVSTERGGGVRVSLPWTGEHGTSGDVQVDIVFDEPMEESPVHALIPRADGREPTLVRAASRELSLAWKLLWLHRDIARHGQGRGKDLYDAVVLAESPRTRLRPPLLRRVLRAQGEVGVGDVTLERISAWDVDWAGFRADQPQVRGDLDSWLGRLDRAVRRMLETDGGEPGPARDGRGAC
- a CDS encoding sigma-70 family RNA polymerase sigma factor, with product MDSTAIDAIDTGRFEAGRNRLASLAYRLLGSAADAEDAVQDAFLHWQAADRRRIKVPEAWLTKVVTNLCLDRLRSAQARRERAVGAWLPEPLLDGDPMLGPADTFEQRESVSLAVLTLMERLTPLERAVYVLREAFSYGHAEIAELLDIGVSASQQHLHRARHRITVARRGGEVDPASARRIVEEFLAAATSGRIEKLVALLTDDATAISDGAGLTARLLEYDTPRRVAAIARAGFKPAPGKRRLVGGTPAIHYARVNGTPAVLTVVGDRVVGAVAFDITGGKIATVRGIAAPARLVRLTEAWRHHDADPPLIARW
- a CDS encoding response regulator transcription factor — translated: MLTGKEREVLVQVAAGASNAEIAAALYMSEATVKTQVSRILAKPGLANRVQAAILADQAGFPDRVRAGRHQVRAR
- a CDS encoding dihydrofolate reductase family protein, whose amino-acid sequence is MARIIYWMNTSIDGYIEDADGNMDFLTPDDEFHQAANDHIRRTTAFLFGRRLYEAMEQPWTQDLGGEEAPAVEREFARLYQETPRYVFSDTLRSAPAGVTIVRRDDAASTVTRLKHELDGNLQLGGPELAASLVDLIDEFWVYAFPVIVGGGKPYLPVREKLLLRLVEHRCFASGTTFRRYTRT